A region from the Chrysoperla carnea chromosome 4, inChrCarn1.1, whole genome shotgun sequence genome encodes:
- the LOC123299178 gene encoding U6 snRNA phosphodiesterase: MNSNLANIINNSKSLQLLNAYESESDEDEKLSTSSTKRALNDLPDDIPVKRNKLEKLPLPSFVIETEKIREYEDDPSLHGGRIRNFPHERGNWATYIYLPYKGNEYFSQLVDGVADICLPITKLEIVNDFHISLTKTVILKYHWIESFVSTVRTKLNANCLKRFQLFFNSMEVYTNEEKTRTFLGLNINSGYDQLCDAVQIFNECLKEFKLNSFYEDPSFHISILWCVGDKKNELNGILHEINNFVTNFMDKNSDTDWTIEVNHFICKTGNKQFIF, encoded by the exons atgaaTTCTAATCtagcaaatataataaataattcaaaatcacTACAATTGCTAAATGCATATGAATCAGAAAGTGATGAAGATGAAAAACTGTCAACATCCTCAACAAAACGAGCATTGAACGATCTTCCAGATGATATTCcagttaaaagaaataaattagaaaa GTTACCACTTCCCAGTTTTGTAAttgaaactgaaaaaataaGAGAGTATGAAGATGATCCATCATTACATGGAGGCAGAATCAGAAATTTCCCTCACGAGAGAGGCAATTGGGCAACATATATTTATCTACCTT ataaaggaaatgaatatttttcgcAGTTAGTAGACGGTGTAGCCGATATATGTTTACCTATTACCAAATTAGAAATCGTGAACGATTTTCATATAAGTTTAACAAAAACTGTCATTTTGAAGTATCACTGGATTGAATCATTTGTGAGTACAGTTCGTACTAAATTGAACGCAAATTGCCTTAAAAG ATTTCAGTTATTCTTCAACAGCATGGAAGTATATACAAATGAAGAAAAAACACGAACATTTTTAGGTTTAAACATCAATTCTGGCTATGATCAATTATGTGACGctgtacaaatatttaatgaatgtctaaaggaatttaaattaaattctttttatgag gaTCCATCATTCCACATAAGTATACTTTGGTGTGTTGGCGATAAAAAGAATGAATTAAATGGaattttacatgaaataaataattttgtaacaaattttatggataaaaacTCCGACACTGATTGGACTATAGaagtaaatcattttatatgtaaaactggaaataaacaatttatattt
- the LOC123299176 gene encoding chromobox protein homolog 5-like isoform X1, whose amino-acid sequence MRKITMKSTSENGGSVRDKSEDRATNYSDQDDDNKHDATEKDANKSFDTDKSFVDSENEKQSDLEDDNDSDADETTTGKSKSKKSPKKPKKKAGNAAVNGKAGAKKKPKKKKAAKSNAAEEDTEEEYEVEKVVNKKKSGSKTYYLIRWKGYTASSDSWEEEGTLNCDDLIKEYLEKAKKEPPQSRKRGPEAPRRTQRVDYTEDEEEEEYAGYSSSSRKRKLPGDKPAAKGKKAKKPETDDDESEEEEYEVDKILKVQSTKKGREFLVRWKGYPESQATWEPEKNLNCRDLLDAFLEKQKENQSPSKNKKAAAASPKSKKSAAKSPKGRAGRAKAR is encoded by the exons ATGAGAAAAATTACAATGAAAAGTACAAGTGAGAATGGTGGTTCAGTTAGAGATAAGAGTGAAGACCGGGCAACAAATTACAGCGACCAAGATGATGATAACAAACATGACGCCACGGAAAAGGACGCTAACAAATCATTTGATACTGACAAATCTTTTGTTGAttcagaaaatgaaaaacaaagtgATTTAGAAGATGATAACGATTCAGATGCCGATGAAACTACAACTGGAAAATCCAAATCGAAAAAATCTCCTAAAAAACCTAAGAAAAAAGCCGGTAATGCAGCAGTCAATGGTAAAGCAGGAGCAAAAAAGAAGCCGAAGAAGAAAAAAGCAGCAAAAAGTAATGCAGCCGAAGAGGATACTGAAGAAGAGTACGAG GTTGAAAAAGtagttaataagaaaaaatctggctccaaaacatattatttaattcgCTGGAAAGGATATACTGCATCTTCAGACAGTTGGGAAGAAGAGGGTACTCTGAATTGTGACGACCTGATAAAAGAATATTTggaaaaagcaaaaaaagaaCCCCCACAATCAAGAAAG CGAGGTCCTGAGGCACCAAGAAGAACACAAAGGGTTGATTATACTGAGGATGAAGAGGAAGAGGAATATGCCGGTTATTCG TCCTCATCTCGTAAACGAAAACTTCCTGGTGACAAACCAGCTGCAAAaggaaaaaaagcaaaaaaacctGAAACTGACGATGATGAGTCTGAAGAAGAAGAAtatgaa gttgaTAAAATTCTTAAAGTTCAGAGTACGAAAAAAGGACGTGAATTTTTAGTACGTTGGAAAGGATATCCCGAATCACAAGCTACGTGGGAACCCGAGAAGAATTTAAACTGTCGTGATTTGCTTGATgcatttttggaaaaacaaaaagaaaatcaatctCCTTCAAAGAATAAAAAAGCCGCCGCCGCTTCACCAAAGAGCAAGAAatc ggcTGCGAAATCACCAAAGGGTCGTGCTGGGCGAGCAAAAGCTCGCTAA
- the LOC123299176 gene encoding chromobox protein homolog 5-like isoform X2 yields the protein MRKITMKSTSENGGSVRDKSEDRATNYSDQDDDNKHDATEKDANKSFDTDKSFVDSENEKQSDLEDDNDSDADETTTGKSKSKKSPKKPKKKAGNAAVNGKAGAKKKPKKKKAAKSNAAEEDTEEEYEVEKVVNKKKSGSKTYYLIRWKGYTASSDSWEEEGTLNCDDLIKEYLEKAKKEPPQSRKSSSRKRKLPGDKPAAKGKKAKKPETDDDESEEEEYEVDKILKVQSTKKGREFLVRWKGYPESQATWEPEKNLNCRDLLDAFLEKQKENQSPSKNKKAAAASPKSKKSAAKSPKGRAGRAKAR from the exons ATGAGAAAAATTACAATGAAAAGTACAAGTGAGAATGGTGGTTCAGTTAGAGATAAGAGTGAAGACCGGGCAACAAATTACAGCGACCAAGATGATGATAACAAACATGACGCCACGGAAAAGGACGCTAACAAATCATTTGATACTGACAAATCTTTTGTTGAttcagaaaatgaaaaacaaagtgATTTAGAAGATGATAACGATTCAGATGCCGATGAAACTACAACTGGAAAATCCAAATCGAAAAAATCTCCTAAAAAACCTAAGAAAAAAGCCGGTAATGCAGCAGTCAATGGTAAAGCAGGAGCAAAAAAGAAGCCGAAGAAGAAAAAAGCAGCAAAAAGTAATGCAGCCGAAGAGGATACTGAAGAAGAGTACGAG GTTGAAAAAGtagttaataagaaaaaatctggctccaaaacatattatttaattcgCTGGAAAGGATATACTGCATCTTCAGACAGTTGGGAAGAAGAGGGTACTCTGAATTGTGACGACCTGATAAAAGAATATTTggaaaaagcaaaaaaagaaCCCCCACAATCAAGAAAG TCCTCATCTCGTAAACGAAAACTTCCTGGTGACAAACCAGCTGCAAAaggaaaaaaagcaaaaaaacctGAAACTGACGATGATGAGTCTGAAGAAGAAGAAtatgaa gttgaTAAAATTCTTAAAGTTCAGAGTACGAAAAAAGGACGTGAATTTTTAGTACGTTGGAAAGGATATCCCGAATCACAAGCTACGTGGGAACCCGAGAAGAATTTAAACTGTCGTGATTTGCTTGATgcatttttggaaaaacaaaaagaaaatcaatctCCTTCAAAGAATAAAAAAGCCGCCGCCGCTTCACCAAAGAGCAAGAAatc ggcTGCGAAATCACCAAAGGGTCGTGCTGGGCGAGCAAAAGCTCGCTAA